The DNA sequence CGACCAGTCCATCGAGATGTCTGTAGTTGTACACGTTTACCGTTGCTATGATGTTCAGGTTCCTGTACCCATTGAAATACTCCAGTGCATTTAAAACAGCCCTGTAGTGTCCCTCACCTCTGGTTGTTTCGTCAACCTCTCTGATGTGGCTGTCAAAGGAGATTCCCACACTCACGTTGTTTTTCATCAGAAATTCCGCATCCTCCTCGCTAAGAAGCGTTGCATTCGTCTGTATGCCGAATTTAAAATTGAACTCCTCAATTGCTTTGAAAATGATATCTTTTACAATTAGAGGCTCCGCACCGTGAAATATCACCCACTCCACGTTCTCCAGCCTGTTAAGGATATCCTCGAGAGTTTCATAATCAAAACTTCTCCCTCTGGCCCTGATCTCACCGGGAATGTAACAGTAAGGACAGTTTCGGTTGCACTTCTCTGTGGGGTTGATGTAAACGGTGGTTGGATTGATGGCGAATCTGTATCTCTCCATTTCCTTCAAAAACTTGTCTCTGTTCTTCTCAAAGAGTTTTTCTGCAATTTCGCTTCTATCTATAACCCAGAAACATGTGTTGGGGTCAAGATAAGCCTTAAAACTTCCAAGATCTATTTCCTCCAGCATGCCATCACCAAAAATTAAAATGGTGAACTTTCGTCCAGAGCCACGTAATGCGTGAGCCCACCTTCCGGTTTGCACTCGTATCTTGCTGCTATCACCATGATCGGGAGTATTCTGACCGCTTAAAAATTGTTGCTTTTGTTATACACATGTAATACAAAAAAAGTTGAATTTAAATAGCTCTTGAAACCTCTGAACTAAACCCGGCGCTCAGTGTTGCGAGTGCCACTGATATCAGCAGGCTTATATAGGTTAAGGGCAGGCCGATAAACCGTGAAAAGTCAAAAATGAAGAATGCGTAGGCGATGAACAGTGCCCACACCGTAACACCAAAGACGAAGCCCATGAGCATCCCTTTTCTCAGATTCTCGGTAGACCAGCCAATCAGTGCTGCGCCAAGCACTATTCCGGCCCAGTGGAGAATCGACAGTACTATACCTGCAGCAAATGCGACAATTCTAGCCAAATTCAATTACATCACCTCTCAGAGAGAAATCACACACCTTGTACTCACCACTGGCCCACAAATCAAGTTGATCGCTGTAGTGTTTCGAGAGGAAAAATCCGGAGTTGCCGCCGGGGATAACGCAGTAATTTTTGTCAAAAGTGACGATCATTCTCCAGCTACTTCCGGCCTGCGTCCCCTCCCACCCGGTACGGCGGAAGTTGAAAACCGTGTAGTCAGAACCACTCATCGGCATCCGTCTGTAGTCAAAGAAGTTAACCACACCGCTGAACGCATGCTTTATGTTTAGAACATTTAGATCGCCGTAAGTCTTGTAACCTTTCTCTTTTATCTCCTTAACAGCCATTTTCAGTGCCCTGGCTGCGATGTCGTCTCTATTTTCAACGGCTTCTGTTCTCTTGTCGTCGTACCACGGGCTATCGGGCGGGAGATTCTGAAGCACATAGAGTCGGGGATAAAAGCTATCATCAAGACCAGCGGAGTAGAATTCATCTCCGAATGTCTCGTTAACGAAGTACTTCAGCCACAGTGAGAATATCAGGGCCCCTTCCGAATCTTTCTCCATTCTGTAGTCCCAATTTTCAAGTTTTTCAACGTAGTCCTTCAGACCAACCATTTTGTCCTTGGCTTCCAGTATGAACGGTACAAAGTTCTCTGCAACCTTGGAGTAGGTATCTCTTTGCATTTTCATGAAGTAGTTCGCATCAACTTTGTCTGCCGAGTCTAACATCTCGTAAATCCTCATTGCTCTGTAGGGATCGGCGAAGTACATGGAGTCTCCGAGGTAGTGTCTGTATCCGAAAACAACTCTCTGATTGGCTGTAGCCACGTAATCTGGATTTATAAGATGTGGAATCTCCTCGAATGGGATGAATCCCTCCCAGCTTGAAATTCCGTAGGGTTTGAATCCTTTCCACTCTCCATCACCATTGGAGCCGTTGAATATGATATTTCCGGGCACTTCTTTACCGTTTATGGTTCTTATGGGGTATTTTCCTGCCGGATAGTACATCGTGTTGCCGTAAATATCGGCGTAAACAACGTTCTGTGCGGGAACGTAGAATTCCTTCAGGCCCTTAATGAAATCCGACATGTTCCTCGCATAGTTGTAGTGATATATGGCCACCGCTTCCGGTGTTGCAGCCAGCCCCGTCCAGCTTACAGCAACCTTAATTCCGTACTTCTCCAAAACAGGTCCGTGAACTGTTTTCTCGACGATGACTTTCCTTTCCTCAAATCCATGGTCTGTTTTTACCCTTACCGTCTTCACAACTCTCTCGGGCTCAACCCATTTCCCCTTGTACAGGTACTTGCTTCCGTTCCAGACGTACTGGTAGAAATCAATGACATCTGCCCCTACATTTGTGAACCCCCAGGCGACGTTGTCGTTCCATCCAATTACAATTACCGGGATTCCCGGAAAAGTCACTCCCCTGACGTTCCATCCTCTTAGCTGCGTGTGCATTTCGTACCAGATCGGTGGTGCGAAAAGGAGAAGATGCGGATCGTTTGCCAGCATGGGTTTGCCCGTTGTGGTCTTGTTACCACTGACTACCCAGTTGTTCGAACCGCCTGTCCCCTCAAACTTTGAAACGTAATCAACAAACTTCTTGCTCAGGTTTGTTCGGATTATCGGGTAGTCATGTTTCAGTGATGGAGGGTAAAGTTCCAGTGCTTTTTCTCCGAGTTTTTGAACTATCAGGGCTCTTTTCAGATCCCAGAAGTTTCCGGTCAAGCCCCAGGCTATAGATTTGCTTATCAACAGGGTATCCACCGGGGTCCAGTTGTAGGGTCTGTAATTTGCAAGCTTGAACTCTGGAGCTGGCTCACAGGTTCTGATGCAGTAATTTACACCATCGCTGTAAGCTTCGAGCAGTTCAGCGACTTTCGGATCCTTCTTCTTTATAAGCTTCCATGAAGCTTCTGCTGAGCTGATAAAGTCCATTTTAACGTGAAACTCATCGGAATCAAAGAATTTTTCCCCAAAAACCTCGCTCAGCTCGCCCTTCATCATTCTACGGTAGAGGTCCATCTGGAACATCCTGTCCTTTGCCTGAACGTAGCCGACGGCAAATGCAAGAGCTTTCTCGTCATCCGCTGTTATGTGTGGAACGCCGTATTCATCGTAATAAACGGTTGCCCTTCCATAGGGACTGTTAACGTGCTTTACTGATGTTGTTTTCCATATACTACCGCTAAACGGTGCCAGGAGAGATATGTAGCTGTGGGCAATGGCGAAGAACACGAGGAGGAACACAAAAATTGCTACCGGCTTAAACTTCATGGTGTGACATTTGAAACAACATATTTATCATTTTCTATTCATAACGACTTGCTGCCCGGAGTCACGAAAAATTTTAATCTGAACCTGCAAATCAAAACCAATGCCGGTTGAGTTCACGCTGCAAACTGACGACGGCCTTCGGCTTTATGGGAGAAGATGGGACGTAAGGTCTCCAAAAGCAGTAATCTGTCTCATCCACGGTTTGGGTGAACACTCCGGTAGGTATCAGCATGTTGCCGAGTTTTTTAACAGGCATGGTTACTCATTTGCCGCTTTCGATCTCAGAGGACACGGGAAGTCTGATGGAAAGAGAGGTCATGCGGAATATGAGAGGATTATGGAAGACATTGCATTGTTTCTTTCCAGCCTCGATTATGAATGTCCCAGATTTGTTTATGGACACAGTATGGGGGGAAATCTGGCCATTAACTTCATTCTGAGAAGAAGACCAAAAATCGCAGGAGCTGTGATATCTGCACCGTTTCTGGCATTGCACAAGGATCTGTCCACAGGTCTTAAGTTTCTTCTCAAATTCCTGAATGCTGTGGCACCGTCAATTTTGATTTCCAATGGCATCAATCCTGAATATCTCAGCAGAGATTTAAGGGTGGTGGAAGAATACGTAAATGACCCGCTCGTACACAACAAGATATCTCCGAGGCTTGTGTATCAGTTGATAGAGGCCGGAAAATGGGCTGTTGAAAATGCAGCTTCAGTTGACATCCCAGTTCTTCTTCTTCACGGTGATGAGGACAGAATCGTTTCGTATGGAGCGAGCAGGAGGTTTGCTGAAAGAGCAGGTTGCAAATTTATCTCATACAGGGGTTTTTATCATGAGCCCCACAACGAGGTTGAGAGGGAAAGGGTGCTGAAAGACATTCTGAGCTGGATTGAAGAGGTTCTGGGGTGATTGCATGTATGTACTCGGTATAGACGCTGGAACAACCGGAGTTACTGTTGGGGTTTATGATACAGAGGGCAATATTGTTGCCAAAAGCTATTCCGAGTTTGAAACTTACTATCCCAAACCCGGTTGGGTTGAACAGGATGCGGAACACTGGTGGAACAGCGTTCTGGATGCATGCAGACAGGCGGTGAAGATAGCCAGAGCCGGGGATCAGGTTGAGGCAATATCGATAGCCAATCAGAGGGAGACTGTTGTACCCGTGGGAAAAGATGGTGAGGCGATTTCAAGAGCAATAGTCTGGCAGGACAGGAGATGCAGAGAGGAAGTAGGGATGATAACGAGGGAGATGGGTGAGGAGAGATTGGCGGAGATTACGGGTTTGAAACCCGACCCCTATTTTACATTACCAAAAATTCTGTGGTGGGCAAGAAATAAGCCAGAAATCCTCAAAAAGGCGTGGAAACTCATGCTGGTCCATGACTATCTTGTTTACAGGTTAACAGGAGAAGTTGTTACCGACCACTCCAACGCATCGAGGACCATGCTCCTTGACTTGACCACAAGAAAATGGAGCGATGAAATAGCATCCGTATTCAGCATAGATCTCGATCTGATGCCGGATTTAAGGGCTTCCGGAGAGTACGTGGGTGAGACGAGGGGGAATGTGGCTGAAAAGCTCGGTATCAGGGGCAGACCTTCGGTGATTGTCGGTGGAGGCGATCAGCAATGCTCTGCTCTCGCCCAGGGTGTGGTTGAGGAGGGAAAGGTTAAGTCCACAACTGGCACCGGTACGTTCATGGTCGCTCCGGTAGAGCGGATCAGCGAATTTGGAGAGATAATATATTCAGCCCACGTCATTCCTGATGTGAATGTGGGGGAAGTCAGCATCTTCACCACAGGGAGTTTGCTGTCGTGGATTAAGAGATCTTTCTATCATGGAGAGGGTTACGATGTCCTGAACGTTGAGGCGGAAAGATCAGGAGCCGGAGCGAGAGGGCTGTTCGTCCTTCCCTTCTTCTCGGGAGCAGGATGCCCGCACTGGAATTCTGAGGCAAAAGGGCTAATAGGTGGTCTGACCCTTGCCCATACAAGGGGAGATATAGCAAGGGCTGTGATGGAGGCGGTAGCATTTGAGGTCAGGACGAACATTGAGGTCATGGAGAGAGGGGGAATAGTCGTGGAAGAGCTGAGACTGGATGGGGGTGCGGCAAATAGCAGACTGTGGAATCAGATTTTTGCTGATGTTACGGGCAAGAGGTGTCTGGTATCTTCTGATGTTGAGGCAACCGCTAGAGGAGCGGCAATTCTTGCTGCCGCAGGCACGGAAAATTTTAGTGGAATTTTCGATGCATTAAATTCGTTCATTCCTGATTTTTCAGAGGTTCTGCCGGATGAAAATGGGGTGAGGGTATATTCAGAGATTTATTCCGAGTACGTGAGGGTGAGGAATATGTACATCGGGAGGTGTTAGGATGCCGGTACTGCTGGTCATTATAGATGGCCTTTCAGACAGGCCTGTTGAAGGAAAAACACCGCTGAGCGTGGCGAAAAAGCCAAATCTTGATAGTATCGCTGAAATGGGGATAAACGGGATAATGGACACGATCGCACCGGGAATAAGACCCGGTAGCGACACAAGCCATCTTGCACTTCTTGGATACGATCCGCACAGATACTACACCGGGAGGGGGCCGATAGAGGCTGCTGGAGTTGGAATTGATGTTAAACCGGGAGACGTTGCATTTAGGGTCAACTTTGCGACTGTTGAAGGAGAGGGGAGTATTTTTGATAAAGTGGTCACTGACAGAAGGGCGGGTAGGATACAGAACACAGAGGAACTCATTATGGCGATTAGGGAGAACGTCAGTCTTCCGGTGGAATTCCTTATCGAAAGGGGAACGGGACACAGGGCAGCACTTGTTTTGAGGGGTGAAGGACTTTCAGACAGAATAACGGATACGGACCCGAAAACAGTGGGGAAGAGGGTGAAAAGATGCAAAGCTCTTGATACTGCTGCAGAGAGAACTGCGGAAATTGTCAACGAGTTCATGCAGAAGGCCCATGAGGTTTTGGACAGGCATCCGCTTAATGAGAAAAGAGCGGAGATGGGGTTGCCCAAAGCAAACGCTCTGCTTATACGTGGGTCCGGAGTTACACCGCATGTACCAAGCTTTAGCGAGAAATTCGGGTTAAGGCTGGCGGTTATAGCTGCAACCGCCCTCATAAAAGGGGTTGGTAGAATTGTCGGAGGAGAGGTTATAACACCCGAAGGGGCAACCGGAAACAGATATACGGACATCGGAGCAAAGATCAGGGCTGCTAAGGAAGCGGTCAAGAGGTATGACGTCGTTCTGCTGCATTTCAAGGCAACCGACGAGCTGGGTCATGATGGGGATTTTGAGGGCAAAAGGGATTTCATTGAGAAGCTTGATAGGCACATTTCCGATCTGCTGGAGCTTGACAGGGATGAGAACTGCCTGATTATCACAGCAGACCACTCAACACCGGTTAAGGTTGGGGAGCACACGGCCGACCCCGTTCCAGTTGTAATTCTGCACGAGGATGTAAGGGTGGATGAGGTAAGACATTTTTCAGAGTTCGAGGCTTACAAGGGTGGTCTGTGCAGGATAAGAGGCGGTGACCTGCTGAACATTGCTCTGGATCTGCTGAACATTGTGAAAAAATTTGGTGCATAAATTCCTATTTTTCGGAAAAAATTTTAGAATTCCACCTCTCCCGTCCTGATCCTCACTGACCTTTCGACCGGAATTACAAATATCCTTCCATCTCCGAACCTTCCTGTTCTGGCACTGGATATCACTGATTCTATTACCCTGTCAACCTCTCCGTCTTCAACCACTATTTCTATTTTCGTTTTTTGCAGCAGATCAACTTCCATTGTTCGTCCCCTGAATTGAAGTACTATGCCCTTTTGCTCTCCCCTCCCCCTAACTTCAGTCACAGTCATGGCTGTGAAACCTGCACTCTCCAGAGCTTTTTTGATATCATCGAGTTTCTCGGGTCTTGTAATCACCTCAACCTTCTTCATGTGTAGGCCACCTCCCCGTGCTGGGATATGTCAAGCCCAACGTATTCCTCATCTTCCTCAACTCTCAGCCCGACAGTCAGATCCACCACCTTTGCAATTATCAGCGTCATCACGAATGCGTAGATGAGGGCTGATAACGCACCAGCCAGTTGAATCACCACCTGCATCCCGTTTCCCGTTATCAGACCTTTCGCTGCGATACTGGCAAATATGCCGGTGGCAATTGCACCCCAGAATCCACCGACTCCATGCACGGCCCACGCATCGAGACTCTCGTCAATTCCCCTTTTAACTCTGAAAAGCATTGCTGAGTAGCAGAGGACGCCGGCGACACCTCCGATTACGAGGGCTGAAAGTGGGTCAACGTATCCCGCAGCAGGTGTGATCGCCACGAGTCCTGCAACTGCACCACTCGCCAAACCCAGGCTACCCGGCTTTCCTCTGATCCATGAGGCGAACATCCAGCTCAGAGCACCCATTGCTGCTGCTGTATTTGTTACTATGAATGCATTGCATGCTATTTCGTTTGCCTTCAGGGCACTTCCTGCGTTGAATCCAAACCATCCCAACCAGAGCAAAGCCGTCCCAATCAAAGTCATTGGTATGTTGTGCGGTTCAATGCTGTATTCTCCATAACCCGTTCTTCTGCCTACAAGCAGTGCCAGTGCAAGGGCACTGAAACCCGAGCTTATGTGCACCACCGTCCCACCGGCAAAATCCAGTGCACCCATTTTTGCGAGCCAGCCATTACCCCACACCCAGTGAGCGAGCGGATCGTAGACAAGAGTAGTCCACAGAATTCCAAATAGTAGAAAAGCAGATAGCTTGACCCTTTCTGCCATTGCCGATATTATTATGGCCAGAGTAATCGCTGCAAATGCCATCTGAAAGGCAACGAAACTGTAGTCAATCATATTCACATTTTTCAGTCCCAGGAAATTCAGACTGCCAACAATTCCATTGATGTCTTCACCAAAGGCTAGCGTGTAGCCCAGCAGTATCCACTGAACGCTCACGATCGCCAAAGCGACGAAGCACATTGCCACTGTTGACAGTACATTTTTGGATCTGACCATACCGCCATAGAAAAAACCCAGAGCTGGCGTCATCAGGATTACCAGGGCTGTTGAGGTCAGCAACCATGCAGTATCTCCACTCTCCATGTACTCAGAAAATCTGGCTCATATTAAAAAGATATTTAACAAAAACTCATAACTTTTCATAATTTCTCAGTATTGAACAAAATTTTCTAAAAAATTTTCAGTTCTATGACAAACCAAACATTTCGGCCAGATACTTGGCGTCGGGAAAAGCTCCTATCGTGTTTTCAATGGTTTTCTCGATGTCCATCTCAGCATTTCCAGAAATCCTGCCATGACCGGGTAATAGCAGATCAATCTTCATTGTTTTTATTCTCCTCAGGGAGTTGAAATATTCTCCAAGACTTCCGGATCTGTAAATTGTGGACAGAGTTCCACTTGAAAACAGGGTATCTCCTGAGAACAGAATTCTGTTTCTCGGCTCGTAGAGACAGATGGAGCCTGAGGTGTGTCCGGGGGTATGCAGAACTCTGAGAAACGAGCTGCCCAGATCTATCGCATCCCCGTTGTTCAGCCATACGTGAACCCTGTAGCCTACTGGCTTCTGGCCGTGGGTTCTACACATCATAACCTCATCGTCTCCATAGATTATTTTAACCGCTGCATGCCTGTGAGCCATGATTACGGAGTTCTCTTGGAGGAAGAGGTTTCCACCGATGTGGTCAAAGTGCTCATGTGTGTTGATAACAATATCAATATCCTTCACCTTCATACCAATCTCGCTCAACTCTCTCTCGAGTTTCGGGAAATCCCTTGCCGTTCCTGAATCTATAAGAACGTTAAGATCCGCAGTTATCAGGTAGCAGTGGCTGGAAAGCCTTCCCGGTTTTATCTGATAGATATTTTTATGGATTCTTCTGTACATAGGCATCAAAAAATTAAAGGGAGCCGTCTCCTCTCTCCCCCGTCCTGATACGGACGGCCTCCTCCACCGGAATTATGAAAATCTTTCCGTCGCCAGTATTTCCTGTGAAAGCAGAGCTTACTATCAGCTCAATCACTTTCTCCACGTCCTCATTTCTCACCACAAGCTCCAGCTTAACCTTCGGAAGCAAGTCGACCTCCATTGTTCTTCCTCTGAACTGTATCCGCATACCTCTCTGTTTGCCTCTTCCTCTTACTTCCGTCACGGTCATCCCATAGAACCCCTTTTTCTCCAGTGCCGCCTTCACGTCCTGAAATTTTTCGGGTCGCACTATGGCCTCAACCTTCTTCATCTATCGCCACCCCTCTTCATGGCAACTGGCAATCCAGTTTCCGCACAGACGAAGTTAGGATATGCTACTGCTGCGTGCTCTGCGATGTCAAGTCCGAGCATTTCCTCTTCGGGGCTGACCCTTATTCCGGTTACCTTCTTGAGTATCCAGAACAGCACCAGTCCACATCCAAAGGCCCAGGCGAAGTTCACCGCTGCTGAAATAATCTGCACAGTAAAGAATCCCGGGTTACCGTATAGCAGTCCGGTTACGTGTGGAGCCTCGGTTGTGTAGATACCGTAACTCCCATCGGCAAATAGGCCCAGAGCAATCAGTCCCCATGTTCCGGAGAATCCGTGAACCGGTATGGCACCAACAACATCGTCTATCCCTCTCCTCTCAAGCCACCAGTATCCGTAGGTTGCTATGAATCCCGCAATCGTGCCTATTATCACGGAAGCCCATGGCTGTACCCATGCGCAGGGTGCTGTTATTGCAACCAGTCCTGCTACAGCTCCGTTGCAGGTCATACCCACATCGGGCTTTCCGTTTCTCAACCAGGTGATTATCATTGCCGTCGTTGCTCCTGCTGCCGCCGCCAGATTCGTATTGGCAGCGATTATCGAAATTCTCAGTTCGTGAGCCGAAAGAGTTGAACCCGGATTAAATCCAAACC is a window from the Archaeoglobus neptunius genome containing:
- a CDS encoding alpha/beta hydrolase, which translates into the protein MPVEFTLQTDDGLRLYGRRWDVRSPKAVICLIHGLGEHSGRYQHVAEFFNRHGYSFAAFDLRGHGKSDGKRGHAEYERIMEDIALFLSSLDYECPRFVYGHSMGGNLAINFILRRRPKIAGAVISAPFLALHKDLSTGLKFLLKFLNAVAPSILISNGINPEYLSRDLRVVEEYVNDPLVHNKISPRLVYQLIEAGKWAVENAASVDIPVLLLHGDEDRIVSYGASRRFAERAGCKFISYRGFYHEPHNEVERERVLKDILSWIEEVLG
- a CDS encoding MBL fold metallo-hydrolase; translated protein: MYRRIHKNIYQIKPGRLSSHCYLITADLNVLIDSGTARDFPKLERELSEIGMKVKDIDIVINTHEHFDHIGGNLFLQENSVIMAHRHAAVKIIYGDDEVMMCRTHGQKPVGYRVHVWLNNGDAIDLGSSFLRVLHTPGHTSGSICLYEPRNRILFSGDTLFSSGTLSTIYRSGSLGEYFNSLRRIKTMKIDLLLPGHGRISGNAEMDIEKTIENTIGAFPDAKYLAEMFGLS
- a CDS encoding xylulokinase; protein product: MYVLGIDAGTTGVTVGVYDTEGNIVAKSYSEFETYYPKPGWVEQDAEHWWNSVLDACRQAVKIARAGDQVEAISIANQRETVVPVGKDGEAISRAIVWQDRRCREEVGMITREMGEERLAEITGLKPDPYFTLPKILWWARNKPEILKKAWKLMLVHDYLVYRLTGEVVTDHSNASRTMLLDLTTRKWSDEIASVFSIDLDLMPDLRASGEYVGETRGNVAEKLGIRGRPSVIVGGGDQQCSALAQGVVEEGKVKSTTGTGTFMVAPVERISEFGEIIYSAHVIPDVNVGEVSIFTTGSLLSWIKRSFYHGEGYDVLNVEAERSGAGARGLFVLPFFSGAGCPHWNSEAKGLIGGLTLAHTRGDIARAVMEAVAFEVRTNIEVMERGGIVVEELRLDGGAANSRLWNQIFADVTGKRCLVSSDVEATARGAAILAAAGTENFSGIFDALNSFIPDFSEVLPDENGVRVYSEIYSEYVRVRNMYIGRC
- a CDS encoding P-II family nitrogen regulator; translation: MKKVEAIVRPEKFQDVKAALEKKGFYGMTVTEVRGRGKQRGMRIQFRGRTMEVDLLPKVKLELVVRNEDVEKVIELIVSSAFTGNTGDGKIFIIPVEEAVRIRTGERGDGSL
- a CDS encoding ammonium transporter, which codes for MESGDTAWLLTSTALVILMTPALGFFYGGMVRSKNVLSTVAMCFVALAIVSVQWILLGYTLAFGEDINGIVGSLNFLGLKNVNMIDYSFVAFQMAFAAITLAIIISAMAERVKLSAFLLFGILWTTLVYDPLAHWVWGNGWLAKMGALDFAGGTVVHISSGFSALALALLVGRRTGYGEYSIEPHNIPMTLIGTALLWLGWFGFNAGSALKANEIACNAFIVTNTAAAMGALSWMFASWIRGKPGSLGLASGAVAGLVAITPAAGYVDPLSALVIGGVAGVLCYSAMLFRVKRGIDESLDAWAVHGVGGFWGAIATGIFASIAAKGLITGNGMQVVIQLAGALSALIYAFVMTLIIAKVVDLTVGLRVEEDEEYVGLDISQHGEVAYT
- a CDS encoding P-II family nitrogen regulator; the protein is MKKVEVITRPEKLDDIKKALESAGFTAMTVTEVRGRGEQKGIVLQFRGRTMEVDLLQKTKIEIVVEDGEVDRVIESVISSARTGRFGDGRIFVIPVERSVRIRTGEVEF
- the cbpB gene encoding peptide-modifying radical SAM enzyme CbpB gives rise to the protein MLEEIDLGSFKAYLDPNTCFWVIDRSEIAEKLFEKNRDKFLKEMERYRFAINPTTVYINPTEKCNRNCPYCYIPGEIRARGRSFDYETLEDILNRLENVEWVIFHGAEPLIVKDIIFKAIEEFNFKFGIQTNATLLSEEDAEFLMKNNVSVGISFDSHIREVDETTRGEGHYRAVLNALEYFNGYRNLNIIATVNVYNYRHLDGLVDFLAGKVEILLANPVRGTSEGGRELRPPEGFERYYIKAVDRAIEHTREGERIVIGDFANVLLGLFAPTSRVLQCDISPCGAGRRFFAISVDGIYPCGEFIGMDEFRADISMLSNLEEILDIFCPIRERIVEKIPECMDCTFRHLCGSPCPAEIYAEHKTMYAKSPYCEFYKEMVRHAFRVIERGDVEHVLKLENLRKIYEIKK
- a CDS encoding penicillin acylase family protein; this translates as MKFKPVAIFVFLLVFFAIAHSYISLLAPFSGSIWKTTSVKHVNSPYGRATVYYDEYGVPHITADDEKALAFAVGYVQAKDRMFQMDLYRRMMKGELSEVFGEKFFDSDEFHVKMDFISSAEASWKLIKKKDPKVAELLEAYSDGVNYCIRTCEPAPEFKLANYRPYNWTPVDTLLISKSIAWGLTGNFWDLKRALIVQKLGEKALELYPPSLKHDYPIIRTNLSKKFVDYVSKFEGTGGSNNWVVSGNKTTTGKPMLANDPHLLLFAPPIWYEMHTQLRGWNVRGVTFPGIPVIVIGWNDNVAWGFTNVGADVIDFYQYVWNGSKYLYKGKWVEPERVVKTVRVKTDHGFEERKVIVEKTVHGPVLEKYGIKVAVSWTGLAATPEAVAIYHYNYARNMSDFIKGLKEFYVPAQNVVYADIYGNTMYYPAGKYPIRTINGKEVPGNIIFNGSNGDGEWKGFKPYGISSWEGFIPFEEIPHLINPDYVATANQRVVFGYRHYLGDSMYFADPYRAMRIYEMLDSADKVDANYFMKMQRDTYSKVAENFVPFILEAKDKMVGLKDYVEKLENWDYRMEKDSEGALIFSLWLKYFVNETFGDEFYSAGLDDSFYPRLYVLQNLPPDSPWYDDKRTEAVENRDDIAARALKMAVKEIKEKGYKTYGDLNVLNIKHAFSGVVNFFDYRRMPMSGSDYTVFNFRRTGWEGTQAGSSWRMIVTFDKNYCVIPGGNSGFFLSKHYSDQLDLWASGEYKVCDFSLRGDVIEFG
- a CDS encoding 2,3-bisphosphoglycerate-independent phosphoglycerate mutase produces the protein MPVLLVIIDGLSDRPVEGKTPLSVAKKPNLDSIAEMGINGIMDTIAPGIRPGSDTSHLALLGYDPHRYYTGRGPIEAAGVGIDVKPGDVAFRVNFATVEGEGSIFDKVVTDRRAGRIQNTEELIMAIRENVSLPVEFLIERGTGHRAALVLRGEGLSDRITDTDPKTVGKRVKRCKALDTAAERTAEIVNEFMQKAHEVLDRHPLNEKRAEMGLPKANALLIRGSGVTPHVPSFSEKFGLRLAVIAATALIKGVGRIVGGEVITPEGATGNRYTDIGAKIRAAKEAVKRYDVVLLHFKATDELGHDGDFEGKRDFIEKLDRHISDLLELDRDENCLIITADHSTPVKVGEHTADPVPVVILHEDVRVDEVRHFSEFEAYKGGLCRIRGGDLLNIALDLLNIVKKFGA
- the cbpA gene encoding modified peptide precursor CbpA, which gives rise to MVIAARYECKPEGGLTHYVALDESSPF